In Halanaeroarchaeum sp. HSR-CO, one DNA window encodes the following:
- a CDS encoding dipeptide epimerase has product MSLTASFERVEYALEHPFTIARGTQDTAENVIVRIEDDEGTVGVGGAAPSTHYGETPDTVEAVLPALFEVVESVGDPHQLDRIEASMDRVVTDNPSAKAAVDIALHDLAAKRVDLPLYRYLGLDPAASLETSYTIGIDDRETMREKTLEARARGFSTLKVKVGTDRDREILETVRGAAPDAIIRVDANEGWTPREAVRNIEAIAEFDVEFVEQPVPAEHPEGLRYVYERSPLPIAVDESLVRATDVPDVADRADIANLKLMKTGGIREAIRLIHAARAHGMEIMAGCMIESNASIAGAAHLTPLLDYVDLDGSILLAEDDFEGVPIDDGSVDLAAIERPGTGARI; this is encoded by the coding sequence ATGAGTCTGACCGCGTCGTTCGAACGGGTCGAGTACGCACTCGAGCACCCGTTCACCATCGCCCGAGGCACCCAGGACACCGCCGAGAACGTCATCGTTCGCATCGAGGACGACGAAGGGACTGTCGGCGTCGGCGGGGCCGCGCCGTCGACCCACTACGGCGAGACGCCCGATACCGTCGAGGCTGTCCTGCCCGCCCTCTTCGAGGTCGTCGAGTCGGTCGGTGACCCCCACCAGCTGGACCGCATCGAAGCCAGCATGGACCGCGTCGTCACCGACAATCCGTCGGCGAAGGCCGCTGTGGACATCGCGCTCCACGACCTCGCGGCCAAACGGGTCGACCTCCCCCTCTACCGGTATCTCGGTCTGGATCCCGCGGCGAGCCTGGAGACCTCCTACACCATCGGCATCGACGACCGGGAAACGATGCGCGAGAAGACCCTCGAGGCACGAGCGCGTGGCTTCTCCACGCTCAAGGTGAAGGTGGGGACCGACCGCGACCGCGAGATCCTCGAGACCGTGCGGGGTGCCGCCCCCGACGCCATCATCCGCGTCGACGCGAACGAAGGCTGGACGCCTCGCGAGGCGGTTCGCAACATCGAAGCCATCGCCGAGTTCGACGTAGAGTTCGTCGAACAGCCGGTCCCGGCCGAACACCCCGAGGGACTACGATACGTCTACGAGCGCTCGCCACTACCCATCGCCGTCGACGAGAGTCTCGTCCGGGCGACCGACGTGCCCGACGTGGCGGACCGGGCCGACATCGCGAACCTCAAACTCATGAAGACGGGCGGTATCCGGGAGGCGATCCGGCTGATCCACGCCGCCCGCGCCCACGGGATGGAGATCATGGCCGGCTGCATGATCGAATCGAACGCCTCGATCGCTGGCGCCGCACACCTCACACCCCTTCTCGATTACGTCGATCTCGACGGGTCGATCCTCCTCGCCGAGGACGACTTCGAGGGCGTCCCGATCGACGACGGGTCCGTCGACCTCGCCGCGATCGAGCGGCCCGGAACCGGCGCCCGAATCTGA
- a CDS encoding DUF1611 domain-containing protein: protein MRVALLAHEKFPDDAKTAVGVLRYADYDVTAVLDRDLAGDRVNDHLEGVPDAPIVAGMDDLDEPVDALLIGIAPIGGGFDDSWRPDVRAAIESGADVIAGLHYFLSEDDEFASLAAENGVDLWDVRKPDADLTVAQGVSGDVAADVVLTVGTDCSTGKMTASVEMTDAATDRGEDAAFVPTGQTGIMIANWGHPIDRVISDFTAGAVEDMIVEKGDEHDYLFVEGQGAITHPAYSAVTLGILHGSMPDKLVLTHNAGQEVVHGYEDFELADLETYVDLYEDLAAPVHEAEVVAGMLNTSAIESDEAAREAVETYSDAIGAPATDPVRFGAEEILDAVL from the coding sequence ATGCGTGTCGCACTCCTCGCACACGAGAAATTTCCGGACGACGCCAAGACCGCGGTCGGCGTGCTCCGGTACGCGGATTACGACGTGACCGCGGTCCTCGACAGGGATCTCGCCGGCGACCGGGTCAACGACCACCTGGAGGGCGTTCCGGACGCGCCCATCGTCGCGGGGATGGACGACCTCGACGAACCGGTCGACGCCCTGCTTATCGGCATCGCCCCCATCGGCGGTGGCTTCGACGACTCCTGGCGCCCGGACGTCAGGGCAGCCATCGAGAGCGGTGCGGACGTCATCGCTGGCCTCCACTATTTTCTCTCGGAGGACGACGAGTTCGCCAGTCTCGCGGCCGAGAACGGTGTGGACCTCTGGGACGTCCGCAAGCCCGACGCGGACCTCACAGTCGCCCAGGGGGTCTCGGGTGACGTCGCCGCAGACGTAGTGCTCACGGTCGGGACCGACTGCTCGACCGGGAAGATGACGGCCTCCGTGGAGATGACCGACGCTGCGACGGACCGGGGTGAGGACGCCGCCTTCGTCCCGACCGGCCAGACCGGAATCATGATCGCGAACTGGGGCCATCCCATCGACCGGGTCATCAGCGACTTCACCGCGGGCGCGGTCGAGGACATGATCGTCGAGAAAGGCGACGAGCACGACTACCTCTTCGTCGAGGGACAGGGTGCCATCACCCATCCCGCCTACTCGGCGGTGACCCTGGGTATCCTCCACGGGTCGATGCCCGACAAACTCGTGCTCACGCACAACGCGGGCCAGGAGGTCGTCCACGGCTACGAGGACTTCGAACTGGCCGACCTGGAGACCTACGTCGACCTCTACGAGGACCTCGCGGCGCCGGTCCACGAGGCCGAGGTCGTCGCGGGGATGCTCAATACCTCCGCCATCGAGTCGGACGAGGCAGCCCGTGAGGCAGTCGAGACGTACTCGGACGCCATCGGTGCTCCCGCGACCGACCCGGTTCGGTTCGGCGCCGAGGAGATACTGGACGCGGTCCTATGA
- a CDS encoding Vms1/Ankzf1 family peptidyl-tRNA hydrolase: protein MLDRLLGRASLKERIETLEAERDSLESQLEAESDRRSEAARKRQEAEARVNHLEDRIEELEDRVERAEATESDTAVRGEEILRGDRLDAVLSRLESVSTGPEGALSAMVDGMLPDAVREAFGERTPLVEHAAPALVYADDAHLVNVALRPPVAPDPFVRWDDSFEIDREWFEPSGEYALTLIRADRFAIGEYDGRERRSVTGFESDVKGAHSKGGFSQARFERRRDAQIDDHLEAARDAIEDRDTDRLYVVGESTLLPEFADVATVTHPSDATGKPTAALEEAFADFWSVQLTLL, encoded by the coding sequence ATGCTGGATCGGTTGCTCGGTCGCGCGTCGCTCAAGGAGCGCATCGAGACGCTCGAGGCCGAACGCGACAGTCTCGAGTCCCAACTCGAGGCCGAATCCGACCGCCGAAGCGAGGCTGCGCGCAAGCGACAGGAGGCCGAGGCGCGCGTCAATCACCTCGAGGACCGCATCGAGGAACTCGAGGACCGCGTGGAGCGCGCCGAAGCGACGGAGAGCGACACGGCCGTCAGGGGCGAGGAGATCCTTCGCGGCGACCGCCTCGACGCGGTTCTCTCTCGTCTCGAAAGCGTTAGCACTGGCCCGGAAGGGGCGCTCTCCGCGATGGTCGACGGGATGCTGCCAGATGCGGTCCGCGAGGCGTTCGGCGAGCGCACACCGCTCGTAGAGCACGCGGCCCCTGCGCTGGTGTACGCCGACGACGCCCACCTCGTGAACGTCGCCCTCAGACCGCCGGTCGCGCCGGACCCGTTCGTGCGATGGGACGACTCGTTCGAGATCGACCGCGAGTGGTTCGAACCGTCGGGCGAGTACGCTCTGACACTGATCCGGGCCGATCGCTTCGCCATCGGCGAGTACGACGGGCGCGAACGGCGCTCCGTGACCGGGTTCGAGAGCGACGTAAAAGGTGCCCACTCGAAGGGCGGGTTCTCGCAGGCCCGGTTCGAACGGCGACGCGACGCCCAGATCGACGACCACCTCGAGGCCGCCCGGGACGCCATCGAGGACCGAGATACCGACCGGCTCTACGTCGTCGGCGAATCCACGCTGCTCCCGGAGTTCGCCGACGTGGCGACCGTCACCCATCCCAGCGACGCCACCGGGAAGCCGACGGCCGCCCTGGAGGAGGCGTTCGCCGATTTCTGGTCGGTCCAGCTGACCCTCCTGTAG
- a CDS encoding DUF5802 family protein gives MFEPFSSGYYLGRLFVEPSHDESATMQQNQHERVNRQLYASGDGVERLDAPLVMKLGETHLAVHGSPEVPEGTLAVPEETLESIRIENPPTLSDVLLAKAEHAERLVSYGAV, from the coding sequence ATGTTCGAGCCGTTCTCGAGCGGATACTACCTGGGACGGCTGTTCGTGGAACCGAGCCACGACGAATCGGCCACGATGCAGCAGAATCAACACGAGCGCGTCAACCGGCAACTGTACGCCAGTGGGGACGGCGTCGAGCGACTCGACGCCCCGCTCGTGATGAAACTCGGGGAGACACACCTCGCGGTACACGGATCGCCGGAGGTCCCCGAAGGGACCCTCGCGGTCCCCGAGGAGACCCTCGAATCCATCCGCATCGAGAATCCGCCGACCCTCAGCGACGTCCTCCTCGCGAAAGCCGAGCACGCCGAGCGACTGGTCTCCTATGGTGCGGTCTGA
- a CDS encoding ArsR family transcriptional regulator → MDSGALLDLLGNENRRRILRLLARKPSYVTEISEYIGVSPKAVIDHLRRLEEAGLVESHVDEKRRKYFHIAQNLRLEVRVSPYDFGAKSAYPASADLDLGRCSHLAITTAFDDENDVATLASRLDDLRDLERELSMAQRWVQGRLTEVQTELNQYADGNGSQLTAEVLGALAGDERTIDSLAREVEVPDTLIERVLADLAEQDVVDQTDVGWTITG, encoded by the coding sequence ATGGACTCCGGGGCGCTGCTCGACCTGCTCGGCAACGAGAACCGCCGACGCATCCTGCGGCTGCTCGCGCGGAAACCGAGTTACGTCACCGAGATCTCGGAGTACATCGGCGTGAGTCCGAAGGCGGTCATCGACCACTTGCGGCGACTCGAGGAGGCCGGGCTGGTCGAGAGTCACGTGGACGAAAAGCGGCGGAAGTACTTCCACATCGCCCAGAACCTCCGCCTCGAGGTCCGCGTCTCGCCCTACGACTTCGGGGCCAAGAGTGCGTATCCGGCCTCCGCGGACCTGGACCTCGGTCGGTGTTCGCACCTCGCCATCACGACGGCCTTCGACGACGAGAACGACGTCGCCACCCTCGCGTCGCGACTCGACGACCTGCGGGACCTGGAACGCGAACTCTCGATGGCCCAGCGCTGGGTCCAGGGACGCCTCACGGAGGTCCAGACGGAGCTGAACCAGTACGCCGACGGCAACGGGAGCCAACTCACGGCGGAGGTCCTCGGTGCGCTCGCGGGGGACGAACGGACAATCGACTCCCTCGCGCGCGAGGTGGAGGTCCCCGACACGCTAATCGAACGTGTCCTCGCGGACCTCGCGGAGCAGGACGTCGTCGATCAGACCGACGTCGGCTGGACGATCACCGGCTGA
- the gatD gene encoding Glu-tRNA(Gln) amidotransferase subunit GatD, whose protein sequence is MNPGDRIRVDDGGTTHEGILLPSSSARSLVVKLDSGYNVGIDREDATVEVLESDVYDVDSGTTDETSAVEFDDDLPTIALISTGGTIASTVDYRTGAVTAQFDAEDVLRAVPDLAGRANYRGRVVANILSENMDPSVWQDLAAVVHEEVENGADGVVVMHGTDTMQYTASTLAFMLDTPVPIVFTGSQRSADRPSSDNVMNAVCAVEAAKADAAEVMVAMHATQSDDRVALHRGTRVRKNHTSRRDAFETVGAKPLGEVDYDTGEVTFRREYRERDEVELDVAPALATDVELVKFTPGMDLSVFEMMTGKSGLVVEGTGLGHVNTDAIDTIESLVDDGTHVVMTSQCLEGRVCDRVYDTGRDLLDAGVIEGEDMLPGTALVKLMWAVENVEDVREAMGRPLAGEIQERSVPWR, encoded by the coding sequence ATGAACCCAGGGGACCGCATCCGTGTCGACGACGGCGGAACGACCCACGAGGGCATCTTGTTGCCCTCCTCGTCCGCTCGCTCGCTCGTCGTCAAACTCGACAGCGGGTACAACGTCGGGATCGATCGCGAGGACGCCACCGTCGAGGTGCTCGAATCTGACGTCTACGACGTCGACTCGGGGACGACCGACGAGACGTCCGCCGTCGAGTTCGACGACGACCTGCCGACCATCGCGCTCATCTCGACCGGCGGGACCATCGCCTCCACCGTCGATTACCGGACGGGCGCCGTGACCGCCCAGTTCGACGCCGAGGACGTCCTCCGGGCGGTCCCGGACCTCGCCGGTCGCGCGAACTACCGCGGTCGGGTCGTCGCCAACATCCTCTCCGAGAACATGGACCCGTCGGTCTGGCAGGACCTCGCGGCCGTCGTCCACGAGGAGGTCGAGAACGGCGCCGACGGCGTCGTGGTCATGCACGGGACCGACACGATGCAGTACACCGCGAGCACGCTCGCGTTCATGCTCGACACGCCGGTGCCGATCGTCTTCACCGGGAGTCAGCGCTCCGCGGATCGGCCTTCGTCGGACAACGTGATGAACGCGGTCTGTGCCGTCGAGGCCGCGAAAGCCGACGCCGCCGAGGTCATGGTCGCCATGCACGCGACCCAGAGCGACGACCGGGTGGCGCTCCACCGCGGTACCCGGGTCCGGAAGAACCACACCTCGCGACGTGACGCCTTCGAGACGGTCGGTGCGAAGCCGCTCGGCGAGGTCGACTACGACACCGGCGAGGTCACCTTCCGGCGCGAGTACCGCGAACGGGACGAGGTCGAACTGGACGTCGCCCCGGCCCTGGCGACCGACGTCGAACTGGTGAAGTTCACGCCCGGAATGGACCTGTCCGTCTTCGAGATGATGACGGGGAAGTCGGGGCTCGTCGTCGAGGGAACCGGCCTCGGACACGTCAACACCGACGCCATCGATACCATCGAATCGCTCGTCGACGACGGGACCCACGTCGTCATGACGAGTCAGTGCCTCGAAGGGCGCGTCTGCGACCGTGTCTACGACACGGGACGGGACCTCCTCGACGCGGGCGTCATCGAGGGCGAGGACATGCTCCCGGGGACCGCGCTGGTCAAACTCATGTGGGCCGTCGAGAACGTCGAGGACGTTCGCGAAGCGATGGGGCGCCCGCTCGCCGGGGAGATCCAGGAGCGGTCCGTCCCCTGGCGATGA
- a CDS encoding ubiquitin-like small modifier protein 1: MQVKLFADLAEVAGEKHVDLDLEAGATVTDVVDALVDTHPGLGEQILDEDGDLAEQFNVLQNGANVFATGDGMETPVEADDELALFPPVSGGARPDTDA; this comes from the coding sequence ATGCAGGTGAAGCTGTTCGCCGACCTGGCGGAGGTCGCCGGCGAGAAGCACGTCGACCTCGACCTCGAAGCGGGGGCGACGGTGACTGACGTCGTCGACGCGCTCGTCGACACACACCCCGGTCTCGGGGAACAGATCCTGGACGAGGACGGGGATCTGGCGGAGCAGTTCAACGTCCTCCAGAACGGCGCGAACGTCTTCGCGACCGGCGACGGCATGGAGACCCCCGTCGAGGCCGACGACGAACTCGCCCTGTTCCCGCCAGTCAGCGGCGGTGCTCGTCCCGATACGGACGCGTGA
- a CDS encoding TrkA C-terminal domain-containing protein yields the protein MVAEVVSLEPVLRVAGLIVLSFLTAALVAVAYRWYVRVRVPGGVALLAGVSAVALYLNTRGALGQVVAGQTGYLTWEAVVFNSLSFLLGALVTPLGRRGGDRLAVSVMAMAGSQIVEGEVSTLVGTVGRLVSLSLPETIHDIDGYDPASEGVKDALAGKTLLFPRRGGRPELENRLRARIKDDYDVGYVDLDVAPDGTVEYLALGRRVAGIGPTLGPGGAAVAVEADPPNAASAGDVVQVWKTGAEKRRVATGEVRGVAGDVVTLALDETEARTLAGNRYRLLTLPSEPTADREFAALLRAAEETMAAINVDPGSQLVDATVGDLGATVVAVKPTEDAVDPVPPMSRPLAAGDLVYVVASPATIRQLEERAAAT from the coding sequence ATGGTCGCGGAGGTGGTGAGCCTCGAACCAGTCCTGCGCGTCGCCGGACTGATCGTGCTATCCTTCCTGACGGCCGCGCTGGTCGCGGTCGCGTATCGCTGGTACGTCCGGGTCCGGGTCCCCGGCGGTGTCGCCCTGCTCGCGGGCGTTTCCGCCGTCGCGCTCTACCTCAACACGCGCGGGGCGCTCGGCCAGGTCGTCGCCGGGCAGACGGGCTATCTCACCTGGGAGGCCGTGGTCTTCAACTCGCTGTCCTTCCTGCTTGGTGCCCTCGTCACGCCACTCGGCCGACGCGGCGGGGATCGACTTGCGGTGAGCGTGATGGCGATGGCGGGGTCCCAGATCGTGGAGGGAGAGGTGAGCACTCTGGTCGGGACCGTCGGTCGCCTGGTCTCGCTGTCGCTCCCGGAGACCATCCACGACATCGACGGCTACGATCCGGCCAGCGAGGGGGTGAAGGACGCACTCGCCGGAAAGACCCTCCTGTTCCCCCGTCGCGGTGGCCGGCCGGAACTCGAAAACCGCCTTCGCGCACGCATCAAGGACGACTACGACGTGGGCTACGTGGACCTCGACGTCGCCCCGGACGGGACCGTGGAGTACCTCGCGCTCGGTCGCCGCGTCGCGGGCATCGGCCCCACTCTCGGACCCGGTGGCGCCGCGGTGGCCGTCGAGGCCGACCCACCGAACGCCGCGAGCGCGGGCGACGTCGTCCAGGTCTGGAAGACCGGTGCGGAGAAGCGGCGCGTCGCGACCGGCGAAGTGCGCGGTGTGGCCGGCGACGTGGTCACACTCGCCCTCGACGAGACGGAGGCCCGGACGCTGGCGGGCAACCGGTACCGACTGCTCACGCTCCCGAGCGAGCCGACGGCGGACCGGGAGTTCGCCGCGCTCCTCAGGGCGGCCGAGGAGACGATGGCCGCGATCAACGTCGACCCAGGGAGCCAACTGGTCGACGCGACGGTCGGCGACCTCGGAGCCACGGTCGTCGCCGTTAAACCGACCGAGGACGCCGTCGACCCGGTCCCACCTATGTCGCGACCGCTGGCGGCCGGCGACCTGGTGTACGTGGTCGCGTCGCCGGCGACGATACGCCAGCTAGAAGAGCGGGCCGCCGCGACCTGA
- a CDS encoding potassium channel family protein, with amino-acid sequence MATPSIPLEVLRGLYLGILTGVLPALLAFGFGFLFRYVTGVSIPAFAVIVLGLALAGVNGGLLAFVDPSITESANSIALMTAVVVVLMLSLYTHSLGDRLATTVPHHFSLETIRATTISTDVIDFVGGRGEVQVSVVGEVRDMEGYPPLPEPLRAGLGAVEWRFPADLPIEELEARMGERYRTEFDLQAVEVTMDARGRATVSAAPPRSGVSRRLESGRRAVSFDALVPTGVARGEAVTVLTEDGAVEGRVVSARSGEAAAEAPVEQDADPAAEGTDDAADIEASADEQAISTPVPETRAPTTTGGRGRVTVAVRPGEARDLLDATDARVVVTSRGSRREFELVSLLHRAGQRLRRVTLRSGGAFDGTTLGELAPRAQFGVAILAIRTDTGWRVAPRGDTPLQDGTEVYVVGTHDGVEGFREAVA; translated from the coding sequence ATGGCGACACCGTCGATCCCCCTGGAGGTCCTGCGGGGACTCTACCTCGGCATCCTGACTGGGGTGTTGCCCGCACTCCTCGCGTTCGGATTCGGGTTCCTCTTCCGGTACGTCACCGGCGTGTCTATCCCGGCGTTCGCGGTCATCGTCCTCGGCCTCGCGCTCGCGGGCGTGAACGGCGGTCTGCTCGCGTTCGTGGACCCGTCTATCACCGAATCAGCGAACAGCATCGCACTGATGACCGCGGTCGTGGTCGTGTTGATGCTCTCGCTGTACACCCACTCGCTCGGCGATCGGCTGGCGACGACCGTCCCGCATCATTTCTCGCTCGAGACCATCCGTGCGACCACCATCTCGACTGACGTGATCGACTTCGTGGGTGGTCGCGGCGAGGTTCAGGTGTCGGTCGTCGGGGAGGTGCGGGACATGGAGGGCTACCCGCCGCTCCCGGAACCGCTCCGGGCGGGCCTCGGCGCCGTCGAGTGGCGCTTCCCTGCCGACCTGCCCATCGAGGAACTCGAGGCCAGAATGGGCGAGCGGTACCGAACCGAGTTCGATCTCCAGGCGGTGGAGGTGACGATGGACGCCCGCGGTCGAGCGACCGTGAGCGCCGCCCCGCCGCGCTCGGGCGTCTCCCGCCGTCTCGAGAGCGGTCGCCGGGCGGTCTCCTTCGACGCGTTGGTGCCAACCGGGGTGGCTCGTGGCGAGGCGGTCACGGTCCTCACCGAGGACGGGGCCGTGGAGGGCAGGGTCGTGAGCGCCCGCTCCGGAGAGGCGGCGGCTGAAGCGCCGGTCGAACAGGATGCCGACCCCGCCGCCGAGGGCACTGACGATGCGGCCGATATCGAGGCCAGCGCAGACGAACAGGCCATTTCGACGCCGGTGCCGGAAACGCGGGCACCGACCACGACCGGGGGCCGTGGACGGGTGACGGTCGCCGTCAGGCCCGGCGAGGCCAGGGACCTCCTCGACGCGACCGACGCGCGGGTCGTCGTCACCTCCCGTGGGTCCCGCCGCGAGTTCGAACTCGTGTCGCTGCTCCACCGGGCGGGCCAGCGACTCCGCCGGGTCACCCTTCGGTCCGGTGGCGCGTTCGACGGAACGACCCTCGGCGAACTGGCGCCCAGAGCGCAGTTCGGCGTCGCGATACTGGCGATCCGGACCGATACCGGCTGGCGCGTGGCGCCGCGTGGCGACACACCCCTCCAGGATGGCACGGAGGTGTACGTCGTGGGGACACACGATGGGGTCGAGGGGTTCAGGGAGGCGGTCGCCTGA
- a CDS encoding HPP family protein produces MDRRRGQVDDLLGSARRYARRKLVQARRWLGQTSHLERVSVLVFAPLLIAVVTLLSNLIGAVSFLLFPPLASGTYTLFADPEGAYSSPVKFVGGMTLGALSGWAALLVSARFLYGLPVGAMEVHPVGAAFGILLTGVLTWLLDLEEPTAFSTALLVLITGTSQLAYIVGVMLSSSFVALVFVVWRSKFYEERATYLYGTTDADDRVLVPMRTEAAERTAAFGARLAAAHDASKVVLFGMITDEDVAAAESDIASGTVEPVGEYIHEEATPAERRAADVVARRLEQHAASLQATVGVPTDVVVSHVGRSVAGTVLQTAEATDCDLVVAPYEERDGELIDYIRDLFQARFDVVAFKSNREEPRWKRVMVTVRSAGDVANAMVEYAQRLAGQTGTVSVCSVIASERDRRPTERMLANLVEVVDIHAETRVSQTTFRSFVERNGAQYDLLLMGASTDRSKPSRIIKRPAFEQVSGVETDVAIVHRG; encoded by the coding sequence ATGGACCGCAGACGGGGGCAGGTCGACGACCTGCTAGGAAGTGCTCGGCGATACGCGAGACGCAAACTCGTGCAAGCCCGGCGGTGGCTGGGGCAGACGAGCCACCTGGAGCGGGTTTCGGTGCTCGTGTTCGCCCCGCTGCTCATCGCGGTCGTCACATTGCTGTCGAATCTGATTGGCGCCGTCTCTTTTCTCCTGTTCCCGCCGCTGGCCTCGGGCACGTACACGCTGTTCGCCGACCCCGAGGGAGCGTACTCTTCGCCCGTGAAATTCGTGGGTGGGATGACGCTGGGGGCGCTCAGTGGCTGGGCCGCCCTGCTCGTGTCCGCGCGATTCCTCTACGGGCTTCCGGTCGGCGCGATGGAGGTTCACCCGGTGGGGGCGGCGTTCGGCATCTTGCTCACCGGTGTGCTGACCTGGCTGCTCGACCTCGAAGAGCCGACGGCCTTCTCGACGGCGCTGCTCGTTCTCATCACGGGGACGTCACAACTCGCGTACATCGTGGGCGTGATGCTCTCCTCGTCGTTCGTCGCGCTGGTCTTCGTCGTCTGGCGCTCGAAATTCTACGAGGAGCGCGCGACCTACCTCTACGGGACGACCGACGCGGACGACCGGGTGCTGGTACCCATGCGGACCGAGGCGGCCGAACGGACGGCCGCGTTCGGCGCCCGCCTCGCCGCGGCCCACGACGCGAGCAAGGTCGTCCTGTTCGGGATGATCACCGACGAGGACGTCGCAGCGGCCGAATCCGACATCGCGTCCGGGACGGTCGAACCGGTCGGCGAGTACATCCACGAGGAAGCGACACCGGCGGAACGACGAGCCGCCGACGTCGTCGCCCGCCGTCTCGAACAGCACGCCGCCAGCCTGCAGGCGACGGTCGGTGTCCCGACGGACGTCGTCGTTAGCCACGTGGGACGTTCCGTCGCCGGGACCGTCCTGCAGACGGCGGAAGCGACGGATTGCGACCTCGTCGTTGCGCCGTACGAGGAACGCGACGGCGAACTGATCGATTACATCCGTGATCTCTTCCAGGCCCGATTCGACGTCGTCGCGTTCAAGTCGAACCGGGAGGAGCCCCGCTGGAAACGGGTGATGGTGACGGTGCGGAGTGCGGGAGACGTCGCGAACGCGATGGTCGAGTACGCCCAGCGCCTCGCGGGCCAGACCGGGACGGTGTCGGTCTGCTCGGTCATCGCGAGCGAGCGCGACCGCCGGCCCACCGAGCGGATGCTCGCGAACCTCGTCGAGGTCGTGGATATCCACGCGGAGACTCGCGTCTCTCAGACCACCTTCCGATCGTTCGTCGAGCGCAACGGCGCCCAGTACGACCTGCTGTTGATGGGGGCGAGCACCGACCGGTCGAAACCCTCGCGCATCATCAAGCGTCCCGCCTTCGAGCAGGTCTCGGGCGTCGAGACGGACGTCGCCATCGTCCATCGCGGGTAG
- a CDS encoding nucleoside phosphorylase yields the protein MGKQPHLQIEAGDVHEVALIPGDPGRVDRIAAQCDESTTVAENREYKVVNATYEGVPLTIVSTGIGCPSASIAVEELARVGVETFIRVGTTGALQRDVEIGDMVVATGAAKNEGTTKRYEPVEFPAVPDFAVTTALVEAAEANDEAVHVGPIASDDAYYAETEEYVAEWEDAGILSVEMEAASVFTLARRKGLAAAAICTVDGNLVKGTQKGAEGEDELPPKARDNVERAIGLALDAVVALAD from the coding sequence ATGGGAAAACAGCCACATCTCCAGATCGAGGCCGGCGACGTCCACGAGGTCGCGCTCATCCCCGGTGACCCGGGCCGGGTCGACCGGATCGCCGCCCAGTGCGACGAATCGACCACCGTCGCCGAGAACCGCGAGTACAAGGTCGTCAACGCCACCTACGAGGGCGTTCCCCTGACCATCGTCTCGACGGGGATCGGCTGTCCGTCGGCGTCCATCGCCGTCGAGGAACTCGCCCGGGTGGGCGTGGAGACGTTCATCCGCGTCGGGACGACCGGGGCCCTCCAGCGCGACGTCGAGATCGGCGACATGGTGGTCGCGACCGGTGCCGCGAAGAACGAGGGGACGACGAAGCGGTACGAACCCGTCGAGTTCCCTGCCGTCCCCGACTTCGCGGTCACGACCGCACTGGTCGAGGCCGCCGAGGCGAACGACGAGGCGGTCCACGTCGGTCCCATCGCCAGCGACGACGCCTACTACGCCGAGACGGAGGAGTACGTCGCGGAGTGGGAGGACGCCGGCATCCTGTCCGTCGAGATGGAGGCGGCCTCGGTCTTCACGCTCGCACGCCGCAAGGGACTCGCCGCGGCCGCCATCTGCACGGTCGACGGGAACCTCGTGAAGGGGACCCAGAAGGGGGCCGAGGGCGAGGACGAACTCCCGCCGAAGGCTCGGGACAACGTCGAACGGGCCATCGGCCTGGCGCTCGACGCGGTCGTGGCCCTCGCCGACTGA